Proteins encoded in a region of the Planococcus citri chromosome 1, ihPlaCitr1.1, whole genome shotgun sequence genome:
- the RpS20 gene encoding small ribosomal subunit protein uS10, with amino-acid sequence MATFKDEKPAVASDIHKIRITLTSKNMKSLEKVCSDLIDGARKKKLKISGPVRMPTKILRITTRKTPCGEGSKTWDRFQMRIHKRVIDLHSPSEVVRQITSISIEPGVEVEVTIADS; translated from the exons ATG GCAACCTTTAAAGATGAAAAACCGGCCGTAGCGTCAGATATTCATAAAATCAGAATCACTCTAACTTCGAAGAACATGAAGAGTTTAGAAAAAG TATGCTCGGATTTAATCGACGGTGCCAGGAAGAAGAAGCTGAAAATCTCCGGACCGGTGAGAATGCCGACGAAAATCTTACGAATTACTACCCGTAAAACACCCTGCGGTGAAGGTTCGAAAACCTGGGATCGTTTCCAAATGAGAATCCACAAGAGAGTTATCGATTTACATAGCCCTTCCGAAGTTGTAAGACAGATTACATCGATTAGTATCGAACCGGGTGTAGAAGTTGAAGTTACTATCGCTGATTCGTAA